aagttgtttacatgaTCGTTTCTGTTCGTCCAGTCTCTATTTTCGTCGGTCACCATTTCCGGTAAGACGACTACCATAACCCTAGCTACGCCTAGAATAAAAGTTGGCACGCGAACTGGACTGCTAGTTGCTTAGGGGCTGGGCGTTATTAAGTGTCCGGGGGCTGGAAAGGTTTGCCGAGGTCCACATACTTTGTGACCCCTGAAAAAAATTTCTGGCCCCCACCGTCTGTTGGTTAACTTTAGATGATCCCATGTATGTGCATATATATGCAGTATTTAGTCGTATAAGTACAGTATGTGCTATAAAAAGTAGTCTGTTTCAGGTTTCAAGCGTGCTTAAGTATGATTCTAAAGTTGTTCATTTCCATCCCCctgacaaaacaagaaaagcaAGCATTGCCGTTTTCAGCAATGCACGTCATGTGTAAAGCCCCTAAAGAAATGAAGATACTGttttgcatacaattctatAGTATATAGATAAAAACCCTGAAAAATTATGACCTCCAACAGAAGACCCAACATGTTTATTGACCCCTGCAAATCACTTATGGCCCCCATAGCAAATTTGCCAGCCCCCGGACACTCAATACTAACCGGCCCTTTACAAATGTCAACAAACCTATGACTATGCGtgtgaaagaataaaaatCATGATATATGTATTGCTTGCCTCGTCAAAAGCATTTTGCTTCGTACTCTTCAGACTACAATAGTCAATTTCATCATGTGCAAACTCTTCTCTATAACAATTACCAAGATCATTAATTAGAGCAAGTACTTTGACTTACGTATACATAAATGATAATTGTGagtatgtatatactgtacCTTCGCAAACGTAGAGAGATTTCAATGGAACCAGTTTTCTGACAACAATCATTATGAGCTCTTCATTACTTGCAGCATTTGAGAAAGTTAGTCTTACGTGTATTTTCACTGTCTGTCGCTGATACTTAGCACCGACGGCCAAGCCATTCAGATCCACAAAAACGGGATAAGAAATTTGGCTATCAGACAACAAATTGGAATCCCACAAAGTCATTTGTAGTCGACCTGGTTTAGAGATGTCAACAGGAATGGTTATTTCTTCTTCCCAAATGGGATTTTCATTGTTCTCTTTGATGGACGATTTCTGTATGGCGTTGTTAGCCGTTGACAAAGGCTCCGTGACCTCAAAAGATATGTATGGGTCTATAGTGTTATCAAATCCCAGGCTTTTGACTAGTAACAAACCCAACGTTAGATTCTTACAAAATAAACAATCATTATAATACCTACCTTTCTGCCAGAACGTTTTGTTAAGATTGTGTCCTTTATGAAGCTTGATATCAAGAACAGTAATGCATGATATCGGATTCTTTGCTGAAGTTGAATGAGTCAAGTCTGATTGCATCTATTGAAAGAAAACGTAAAACGTCAAACAAGTTTTGCACATTTGACAAACATAATATAAAGTAATTTAGTAAACGCCTTCCAAAATCTTTGCAGTTACTGCAAATATTTGCCTTAATACAGATTGATGCATGGTGTATTGGACCCTGATTGAGACTGCTGTTGTTTGTATCACTCGGCTGCGTATAGAGTCTGATTTTTCTGCAGCAGGTTGTAGAATGTCACAAGAAAGGATGAGCAATTGAAATATCCACATCTGTAGTGAATTGTCAGTACCATCGTTACGACATGATCGTATATACGTATGCTGCTACATCCGAACGGTTTTCTGAGTCTCCACATACGTATTTAATTCTATgctcaacttaattaatggcaaATGCTTAACCCTAAACACCTGAATCTCCATCAGTGTTCGTTTTGCTCGAAATGGTTCTGACGTTAGGTCAACATGCAAGTCAATGTAGGAAGCGCTTTAGATCTCCAGCGAACGACTAAACGGTCAACGTCATGACGTCAACATCTCCAAGTGACACTTCCGCGAACAGCCCGACAACTCCCGATGCGCATTCTGAAGAAGCAACCTCCCTTTCGCTCACGATGAATTCAGCACCTTCACCAACGGTCATCTCTACCGATCGCGAGCTCCTAGCATGGCGCCTTATCGAATCACTCTCTATTGAAGAGATTCTCAAGTCTACACCAGTGTCATCTGTTCGGAATATAAAGCCTACAGTTCGCTCTTGCTTTCAAAACTGCTGCATTCTTGCTTTAGAAAGAATTAGAGATGATTCTAGCAACGTACTGGCATGGAAGCATTTCTATCTGATTCCCAGTATGGTCCTGAGCAACAAGTTACTCGCCAAGGGAGGAAAGAACGGCTTATGGGATATTAGAGCTATGTACCACAAATTTCTAGATTGGCAATGGAACGAGCATCTCCATGTCGATAGGCCAAGTCATACGGCAAATTGAAACGTCAAGACACACGCATATCTGCAGCTCTACAGCTTGTCAGGTGTGGAGAGCTAGTTATCTCGTGCTGCGCGTGTTCTCACAAGCGCAGAATTAGCTCCTCCTACGCAAGAGACTGCACGGAAACAGGTCAAAACATCCTTCTGCTACAACCAAACCTAATCTGGACTCACTTAATACATCTCATTCAATAGTGTTGTCAAAACAGCTGCTGTTTTAGGTTATTTGAGAGTCCCCTCGCGGATCTGGTGCTGCACCCTCAGGATGGCGGTTTGAGCATTTGAAAGTCTTGATTAAAAACAAAACTTCCGCAGATCTTCTCTATTTGCATGCTCTGTCATTGATGGGGATCTCTTCCTCATCTCGTGTCTGAGCAGGGCCGGCGGAGCCCTCCAGATGTTGGGTGGGCCCTGCAGCCCTTGCTTGGCTAGGCTCCGCCTACTTGACAGCTTTTGACTAAGGCCGTAGAGCTAGGGTCGAGCCTGGCTAAAGATAGCGTTACCAGAGGGTAGTCTACCTACTAGTAGTATTGTACTCTGAGAAtatttaatcatttattgAACTGCACGCAAAATAGTCATCTGTTAGAGACTGAAAGACTAAATATTGACTTGCGTAGGTCATTAGCACTAATGAACTCATTTCCGATTTCTAAAAGGTTCATCGTACCTATTCGGTCActatgtacatgcagtaccaTCAGACTGTTTAGGCGGCGTTGGCTCATTGTACACCTCCAGTACGTCTTCAGTCTTCTGAGAGAAATGATTCGTGGCGTTTCTCTACGGCAACAATAAGCGGGCATCAAGACGAGTGACTGGGTTTGCGAGGCATGTTGTGCCCGTCCTACACTTCCTGCTGTAAACTTCCGAAATATGATTGGTTCGTGTCATCTGTAGAGGTGaacaataactaatttatttaatcacctacgCCATTTTCCGGAAGTTTTTGCTAAACGCCTGTTGGTGGAAGTTCCATTTTCGAACGatgggtgggccatggcccacctggcCCACCCTGCTCCGCCGGCCCTGCTGAGTTACTGGCATCAGCTAGACTAATCAAATTGTCCAAACAAAACGGAAATATTCGGCCAATAGCCACTGGAGAGTGCCTCAGACGCATTTCCTCTCGAGCCATCTGTTTGCAGAAAAGCAAAGATTTTCACAGCTATTTCTGCATGCGGTATCAATGGACTGTGGCTCAGAGATGCTTTTCGTCATGTTGTGCTATCTCTGAACTCGCACCCAGATTGAGCAATTTTAAAAATGAATGCCAAGAACGCATTCAACTCCATTGATAGACCTCATATTTTGCAAGAAGTGTCATCTACATTTCCTGACATTTACTCTCATATGCAAAACAAATGTATAGTCAGGCTGGTCGTCTAAGTGTTTACAACTGCCAATTCTCAAATTATTATTCCCTCAGAAGTTGATGTTCATCAGGGTAATCCTCTGGGGATCGCACTTTTTTCTTTGGCAATTCATCCCATTTTTTTTAGCAAACTGCAGTTTTCAGATTCAGATGTCACTGCACTTGCATATCTTGACGACGTCTTCTTGCTGGGTCCACCTAGAAAGTTAATCTCTTCCTTCAATAGCCTAAAGCAGTCTTTCACTGGAATTGGCCTAACAATAGCAAGGAACAAATGCGAATTTTACTGCAAAGATACTGTCACATCTGCACAAGTTCCAGAGTCGTTAGGCATTCCTATCAAGTCAAATGGTACCATGATTCTCGGAATAACATTTGATCAGCTCGATTTTCAGCTGTCATCGTGCAACGATTTTGATCAGACGGAATATTTCTTCTGCAATCGGCTAGAGGAGCTTGAGGATGTTCAGTGTGCCACCCTGCTCCTCAGGTCTTGTCATGTACCTAGGCTTAATCATTTGGCTCGGATGATTGCTCCAGATATTCTCAAAACTGCAGCTACTACACATGACTTTCGAACAAGGCTGTTTCTCTCACCTGTTAGGATTTAACTCTCTATCTGATGCGACGTAGAGGCAAGCTCGCCTTCCAATCATGCAGGCTTGGCGGTTTTGGCGTGATTTCTACTGCTTGTTCCTCAGCCAATGCTTTCATTGCCTCTTTGGCTCACTCTGCTGGAGTTACCAAGACGCTTCCCTTATTTAAACGACGTTTGCCAGACTCTGATCACTCGTTGTTTTGGCTCTCTTGGTGATGCTCTTACAAAGGCACTTCCTCCTGGCAAAAGCTTCTCGGATTTCCTATCTGGTAGAAACAAAATTCAACAGTATCTCAACCGCAGACAAGCAGCACTCGAACTAGACGCTTTGATAGAAGAGGCCTCTACTGGTCGCGACATTGCTAGACTTCGATCTTTGAAGGGAAAGGGAGCTGGTGCTTGGATCAGTGCAATCCCCACCTCTACGAGTCTCGCACTTAACTCCAGTGAATACCGCTTGGCGAGATCCTTGAGGTTTGGTCTTCCCATTTTCCCTGATTGGGCGAAGACTTGCAATTGCGGATCAAACATAGACGACAGTGGATACCATCTAATAACCTGCAAGCTGGGCAGAGGCCCTGTTTGGTCTCATGAACCAATTGCGTTTTTGTGGTCAGATTGTCTGAGAAGTCTAAACGTACACCACTGCAGAGAGCCACACCATCGCATGTACAAAAACCGAGGATAGCCGGATATTGTTGTTCTTTGACACACAGTCGGGATCTACCATCGACTTAGATACATCTCTCGCCCATCCCTGGAGCTTTGAAACCTTCCCAACTCCGCATACACCGATGGGGCAGCGGCTCGGAAGTACAATTCAGAGAAGAGACCAGGCGGTGCCTCTGTGAGACTAATACCCCTTGTCTTCGAGCACTTTGGAAGATGGGAAGTAAAAGCGTTTCAATATCTGCAACTTCTATCTCACAGTTCAGTCAATGAGAAGGGCAAACCAAATGCCCCAGAATTCTTGGACtattggaggaagagatttgCCGTCCAACTCCAAAAATGCCATAGCAAGACCCTTACAAAGAAGTTCTCATCTCTCCTCAACGAATACAGCTGCAGgaagacttcagctctcagtggacagtcataaacatttagagacaGGCACCATAGGTCCCTTTCGTCTAGCCATAATGTGGATGTGTATTTAGTGCGTATATAATGTACATTATAGTTTTAACCCGTttttatgtatgtactagatgtaatggacatgtagattagctattgctttggtgctaaagttcatttatgaaaaatagatgtattgacagacagacagacagacagacagacagacagacagacatacagacagacagacctatcTCGGATGTCGGGTGGTGCGACCGCGAATTTTTGAACTTTATCAGGCATGCCATGTTGCAATTGGAAAGCTGCATTTACGGGTCTTCCAGAAGCCATCTACGTAAAGCTCATAACACCGGAGATCTACGGAGTAAGTTCATCAGCCGTTGGAGACTTCAGCATTGCCAGATCTGCCGAAAATAGTTCCTAGAGTTGAGCCAGCACCAGTCCCAGTGCAAACAACGTCCGAGAACATCAAATTCAAATTCCACCTCAAAATATCAGTCTTCCGTAACAGTGCCCATTTTAGTAGTGTATAAGATCAGAGTCTCTATTCAGTTGTCTTTCTTGTCACCTCTTGTCGGAATTTGCGCTCATCACCTTCAATGGTTGAGGTAGATAAATCTATACGTGGTTCTTTTGTCGAAGGCACAATACTGATGCTGAGCAGTTCTAGAGCAAGAATATCTCGCTTGGGACTTCAACCAGGGAATTTCCGTCGATGATATAATCTAAAATAGTCTCGGGGTTTAGTAATGTTGAATGTATTCTTTTGCACTTTTCTTCTCGGCAGAAAATGGCCATATTATATTAATGAGTGATTACCATTTTCGGGAGGTTGAAAAGTGCCAATTATAAACCACGATGAAAGAAAAACTTTATTCTTCGAAATTAATACCATTATGGTAGTCTTCTTGTTTATGTGAATAAGGACATCTTTACCAAGATagaatcaattaattaattgattatctTACTTTGAAAATCTTACTAGCGAAGTGCCGCTAACAACCATCAAAACTATTAAACCTAGTTTGAAAGCCTCTTTCTAAAGGACAAGCTTGGTTGATTGTATATCACAGCTTTTTGTATACACAGTTGGTACGTCCTTGTACTTTGGGAAACATGCATGCCTCCTAACTAAACATCGGCTGCTCCTTATTGCTCAACAATACATCATGACGGTCGCTACAGATTTTAGAGCTGTGTACCAAAGTTGGCATCACTATATAGAGTACATCTACAGGAAAGCATTTATGTAACGGTTACACAAACAGACCCGATTATTTCTACACTTTTCATGATGTTACTGTGTGATATATGTACATTTTGCAAGGCATAGTTGTTACTAGATGCATATGGCAAAAGTAAGGCATGATTGACACAGTCCTGTAGGTCGCATTCTACTATTTGGATCGATGCTAACATAACAAAAATAGCTTCATGCGTCTGGCTAATGAGCTATAGATTATCATGTACACGCATGTAATCTGAAGCAACGGGTAAAAAGGGACGGATCAGATCGGCAATTAAAGAAAACATTTCAGCTAAAATGTAACAACGTACTGTAGTGCATGGTTTGGTGTAAATTTTGGTAACATATGAGCCCAGACGCATAGAGGCTGCATTATATCCATTGATAATTCTGCCGAGACAGTTTCGAGCGACGCTAGGGTTGATGAAGTCATCTTAGCTAAATGACACTTCTAAAACTAAAGATTAAAATTAAGATTGCACAATGCTTCTAAAAAAGTCTTGCACAAGTAGCAATACCCGGTAGTTCTAGCTGATAGAGCACACAGCAGTCAACCATATATAGTTTGTACAATTTCTCTAAATCTAGTAATTTTTCAATCAAGCTTTTAATGATGGCTCTAAATAAATTGTGTGAGTAAATTTGATCAACTCTAACAACTCTGCTTAACTAGCAAGTATTAGATGAATGAAACtttacacaaacaacacacacacagacacacagacacagacacagacacagacacaaacacacagacacagacacagacacagacacacacacacacacacacacacacacacacacacagacagacacagacagacacagacagacacagacagacacacacacacacacacacacacacacacacacacacacacaaacacacacagatacacccacacgcacacgcgtacacacagatacacccacacgcacacgcgtacacacagatacacccacacgcacacgcgtacacacaccacacacacacacacacacacacacacacacacacacacacacacacacacacacacacacacacacacgcacacacagacagacagacagacagacagacagacagacagacagacagacagagggagcAGCCGCTGCTAGAAGGAAAGAGACAGAAAGTCAGCTTGctatgagaaagaaaaacatcctggtgggttgtctgtgagagtggttccactagtcttggaacattttggaagatggggcaagaaggcagagacCTATTTAGATGACTTGTCAAAATGATCAAAGGATGACTTTGGAAAATCAAACAGGGCAGAGTTTAAAGACTATTGGCGTCAAAGAATTGTCATTCAATTGCAACGGTGCAATGCCAATGTACTtctgaagaaaatcagtaatgccttGTCGGGACAGACCAAGTGCCCAGACTCGTAGATGTTCTATAGAAAAGGGATCACATGATCctttttaaccaattagtagttaaatatatattgtatttagttgttagttgttttccGTTGCTTTtttgtcataggacaaacgtagttagccatttgctattgtatcctaattcaaatatgaaaaatatatgtattgacagacagccagccagccagccagccagacaaacagacacacacacacacacacacacacacgcacgcacacacacacacacacacacacacacacacacacacgtcttaCGTAGCGTACGTGTTGGGCAAAAATCTAGACACAGATTGAATCAACGAACAAACACGAACCTTACGTTTGCTGTGATGTAGTTAGATAACTCGTGCACGTGAGTCCGTGGAAGCACTGCAATGTAGCCGCAATCGACTTCTTTAGAGAAACTACAAAATCAGAACAGACTTTACGAATATTAATACAGAGCTAAACGCTTTCCATTTCTTTCATGTCGTCTGTTTACTCTCCAAAGCATGCTTTGCTCTATTCTATCTAGATTCGTCTGGCAGAGTGACGCTTGAATAGTCAGGTACGCATCCCACTACAGAATGCAAACAGGACACAAAGCCTAATCTGTCTCGTTGAATGATTATTTgatttgcacatgcacacgctaAGGTAGAAGAAGCAACGGAAAAGAAGACAATGCGAGTAGATCAACAAtactaattaacttaattaattaatgaaatagCAAGCATACCACTGAAGGACGACTAATTTTAGCTACACTGCATACCATAGGAAGTTACACTGCATACCACAGGAGGTTGCACTGCATACCATAGGAGGTTGCAAGTGAGCGTGAATAGCTGACTGATTTCCCAGACTTCTTTAGTTGTAAAGTAAACTGTGATATGCTCAACATACTCGTCTACTAGAGAGCCTCAGCGTCATGGTCTAATTTTCAGTACACCACGAAACACAACGACATGTCGTCCAGACATGTGAAATGCGGTATACCTTCGACAGACGGTTCCTCCTACTCTAGTCTTACATGCTTCCAAACGTCTACTCGACGTTTCGGTACGTAGTTGTAAATTTCGACACCTTCAACAATGCCTGAACGTAACTCGATCGGGGCCAGCCTAGCATACCAACTCAGACACAAAGAGCACACTGCACAGCCAGACAAATTTGTTACCGCCACTTTCAGATTTGCCGCTCTAAAACCGACGTCGTGTCCTTCAAGCGAGCTAGGGTTGAATCGAATTTTAGCAGTCAACCCCTtactgctaattaattaatataaataatataatagcAAGCATACCATCGAAGGTCAACTAAATTTAGCTCTAATACTACCATGGAGGGTTGAATAATTGGCATAGTGCTAGAGTACACTCTCTAGCTAGAGCAATCTAGTCTCGCCTGTTTCTTTCGCGCTCTTTTCGATTTCGCGACATGTTTGCCGAGTTTTCGAGCTCTCTTCTTACGACATTCAAGGGCAGGCTAGATAGTGAAGCCGTACCTATGCACTCCATCACGTGTctacttctttttcaatgcacCTAGGTCCGCTAGACACCTAAACAGGCAAGATT
The DNA window shown above is from Corticium candelabrum chromosome 13, ooCorCand1.1, whole genome shotgun sequence and carries:
- the LOC134189215 gene encoding uncharacterized protein LOC134189215 codes for the protein MQSDLTHSTSAKNPISCITVLDIKLHKGHNLNKTFWQKVKSLGFDNTIDPYISFEVTEPLSTANNAIQKSSIKENNENPIWEEEITIPVDISKPGRLQMTLWDSNLLSDSQISYPVFVDLNGLAVGAKYQRQTVKIHKTGSIEISLRLRREEFAHDEIDYCSLKSTKQNAFDEASNTYIMIFILSHA